The region ATTTTGACAATGCTTTTGACAGTGAGTATGATGCAAATGTTTTTGCTATTTTATATTGGCGAACAACAAACAATAAAGCCAAATTAGAAGAATGTTATTTTTATGCAAAAAAAATCCTTTCTAAATTGCAAAATCCAGTTCCTGAGAATGAAGATTTTAAAGAATATCTAACCAAACATTATGAAGAGCTTTCTTCTGATCCTTACAAATATGGTTATATTCAGTTTTCTCAATTTGTTGAAATTTATGAAAATAAAGAATTGCCTGATTTTGATACTTTTATAAAGAATTATCTAAAATAACATATTCCAAAAAGCTAAATAAATTTTTACAAATGAATAAATATTTTTTTAAATATTTGGATACTAAATTTGATAAAAATGTCGCAATGAAGTTAGAAAAGATGTAGTTGGTTTATAGTTCTTCCATTCATTTTAATTCTAATAAAGGAACTGAATTAACAGTTCCCTTCTATATCACAATTTTCTCCAGTATAGTTAGCTTGTTCCAAAGTAGACGCTTTCCATTTAGAGTGTATATCATGTAAAGCTTCTAAAAAAGTTTCAGGTGGTAAAGCACCATTAAAACTAATACTGTTAAAGGCAACAAAAAAAGGCACACCACGTAAACCATATTGTCCGCCTAATTGCATGTCTTCATTTATAGCTTCACCATAAGCATCTGAGTGGAGTAGTTGTTTTACTTCGTCTTGCGGTAAACCAAGTTCAGTAGCAATGTTGAGTAAAGTATCTTTATCACTAATGTTTTCTCCATTTATAAAAACCGCTTCAAACAAACGATCTTCTAAAGAATGTACCAATTGTGTTGGTTTAGCATATTGTAATAGACGATGAGCATCATAACTATTGGCCCATTTCATTTGGTCTAAATTAAATGAAATACCTGCTTGTTTTGCCATTTGCGCCACTTGTTCATTCAATTGTTTAGCTTGCATGTAATCCATGTTTTTATGATTCGCTAACGCTTGATGCGCATCTATTGTTGGGTCGTACTTTAAGTAAGGCGCCAATTGAAAGCTGTGCCAAGTGAGTTGTAAGTCGTCTTTATGCTCAA is a window of Flavobacterium indicum GPTSA100-9 = DSM 17447 DNA encoding:
- a CDS encoding DsbA family oxidoreductase — encoded protein: MNKLKLDIWSDFLCPFCFIGKRNLDKALVQFEHKDDLQLTWHSFQLAPYLKYDPTIDAHQALANHKNMDYMQAKQLNEQVAQMAKQAGISFNLDQMKWANSYDAHRLLQYAKPTQLVHSLEDRLFEAVFINGENISDKDTLLNIATELGLPQDEVKQLLHSDAYGEAINEDMQLGGQYGLRGVPFFVAFNSISFNGALPPETFLEALHDIHSKWKASTLEQANYTGENCDIEGNC